The DNA window AATGCTAAAACTGACACATCACACCTTATGGAGATCTGGGAGAGAGGTGTGTTTAAATATCAGGAAGTCAGAGGGGTCAGGGAAGCAACCAGAGGGACTAGGTAGCTGGATAGCAGCTTCCAACATGCACCAAAGTCTGTGCCCTAAGGGTGGGCCTAGGGATCCCGAgattggggcagtggctggattCTGTTCTTTATCCCAGGGATAAAGCGCTCACAGGCTGGAATGCCCCTCACAGCAATGTTAGtgggtggccagcagggggcacttacAAGGATATGACACGGGTCCTTCATCATAGTACTTTGTACTTATGCTTCTATCTGAGCAtcctgaagcattttgcagcgggtggtgcccagggccagctctaacttttttgctgccccaagcagcaaaaaaaagctccgccccccgagccccccccgccgagcgccgcgccccatgccgcccccccccccggccgagcaccgtgccgccggagcgccccccccctgcggaatgccgcgccacgctgccccccgccaccccaagattggccaccccttaccaggtgccgccccaagcatgtgcttcgttgtctggtgcctggagccggccctggtgatgcctttttgtgtgtgttcgctccccctgctcttagaacctggctacaccCCTGCTAGCCAGGTCCCCAATCcacggctctgctcccctggagaGACTGACCAGCAGAGCAGCAGACTCTGAGAGTCCCATCCCTGCCTCTCCGCAGCATTGCCGCCACCGGCCAGCTCAACTTATCCAGCACAGGGTCACTAGCTGCCCACTGGCCTCTCCTGCCCTAGGGCCGGGCACTGCTGGCTttcctggggctctgcagggggctgccCGGCGGTGACGGTCACCCATCTGCCTCTGATTCCAGCATcctgccagctccccaccccagggagacCAGCAACCAGCCAGGCTGCGTGTGGAACCAGGGGCAGCTCCGGTGCGTCTGCCAGAGGCAGGCGGCCAGGACCCACCACACTCACCTGGAGAGCCAGACTCTCCTGTCCCCGCAAGTGAAGACCCTTCACTGCCCCGGTCCCTGGCTCTGCTACCTACAggtctgtgcagggccggctttaggccgattcagctgaattgggccccgcgccaagagagccccgcgccgcagctctccaccccgcccccagctcacttccccctcctcccctccgctgaacgctccgccccctgctcctccccagcccctgcttcccgcgaatcagtggttcgcgggaagtctgaaaagaagcaggggcaggcagcaACAGGTAACCCGGGTGGCGGGGGgtgcgagaagggctccggggaggcacggcctagtccggccccggttccggccgagcgcgccggggCTTCgggtccggcccccccggcccggcccccgcggcttcggcttcggcccccccggcccggcccccgcggcttcgGCTTCGGCCCCCGTGGCTTCggcccgcccggcccggcccccgcggcttcggcccacccggcccgccccggcctggcccccgcggcccggccccggccccccgaGGGACtctgggccggacccaagcccggtgAACACAGCCGGAGTGCGGctcgattcatagattcatagattctaggactggaagggacctcgagaggtcatcgagtccagtcccctgcccgcatggcaggaccaaatactgtctagaccatccctgatagacatttatctaacctactcttaaatatctccagagatggagattccacaacctccctaggcaatttattccagtgtttaaccaccctgacagttaggaactttttcctaatgtccaacctagacctctcttgctgcagtttaagcccattgcttcttgttctatcctcagaggctaaggtgaacaagttttctccctcctccttatgacacccttttagatacctgaaaactgctatcatgtcccctctcagtcttctcttttccaaactaaacaaacccaattctttcagccttccttcataggtcatgttctcaagacctttaatcattcttgttgctcttctctggaccctttccaatttctccgcatctttcttgaaatgcggtgcccagaactggacacaatactccagctgaggcctaaccagagcagagtagagcggaagaatgacttctcgtgtcttgctcacaacacacctgttaatacatcccagaatcatgtttgctttttttgcaacagcatcacactgttgactcatatttagcttgtggtccactataacccctagatccctttctgccgtactccttcctagacagtctcttcccattctgtatgtgtgaaactgattttttcttcctaagtggagcactttgcatttgtctttgttaaacttcatcctgtttaactcagaccatttctccaatttgtccagatcattttgaattatgaccctgtcctccaaagcagttgcaatccctcccagtttggtatcatccgcaaacttaataagcgtactttctatgccaatatctaagtcgttaatgaagatattgaacagagccggtcccaaaacagacccctgcggaaccccactcgttatgcctttccagcaggattgggaaccattaataacaactctctgagtacggttatccagccagttatgcacccaccttatagtagccccatctaaattgtatttgcctagtttatcgataagaatatcatgcgagaccgtatcaaatgccttactaaagtctaggtataccacatccacagcttctcccttatccacaagactccttatcctatcaaagaaagctatcagattggtttgacatgatttgttctttacaaatccatgctggctgttccctatcaccttaccaccttccaagtgtttgcagatgatttccttaattacttgctccattatcttccctggcacagaagttaaactaactggtctgtagtttcctgggttgtttttatttccctttttatagatgggcactatatttgcccttttccagtcttctggaatctctcccgtctcccatgattttccaaagataatagctagaggctcagatacctcctctattagctccttgagtattctaggatgcatttcatcaggccctggtgacttgcaggcatctaacttttctaagtgatttttaacttgttctttttttattttatctgctaaacctacccccttcccattagcattcactatgttaggcattccttcagacttctctgtGAAGACCGAaataaagaagtcattaagcctctctgccatttccaagtttcctgttactgtttctccctcttcactaagcagtgggcctaccctgtctttggtcttcctcttgcttctaatgtattgataaaaagtcttcttgttcccctttattcccgtagctagtttgagctcattttgtgcctttgcctttctaatcttgcccctgcattcctgtgttgtttgcctatattcatcctttgtaatctgtcctagtttccattttttgtaggactcctttttattttttagatcatgcaagatatCTGTTTCTAGatataaaggtagttaagctctggaacaggtttccaagggaggttgtggaatccccatcagtggAGAAGAAAAAGACGCCCCCTTCCCCAACGAGCTTCACACAGACAGTAGGTTCCTGTCCCCAGAAGCTTAAGGTAATGACCTTCAATCACCaatgacctgggctggatttgaattaGGGACTCAAGACTTCCGATTTCATTATGAGTCTTGTGTCACACCTACTCCCCCACAAAGGCAGGTGTGTTAGTTCAAAGACAAACCTGCCACCGTTACCACGATGGACTCATGTCCTCGCTTCCTTTGTCCTTTTTTCCAGGACTTTTGATGACCTAAACACCGAAATGGAATTTGAGAGTCACTCTAGATTTCAACTTCCTCTTTGATTTCTCAACTCAGCAAAATTTGGGTCTGTGTGTCATCACGTACTTGATCTGATGTCTGTGTTTCCCTACAATTCTGCTGCATAAAGCTGGCACAAAGGTCTGTGGTTCAGCATCAGACGAAGGAGGAGAACTTGAAAGAATTCCTGCTCTTGTTCAGCTGCTGCCGCTCCTCCTCACCCAGCAGAAGCATGAAGGTCTGTGTGGCTGCCTTCGCTGTTCTCCTCATCGCTGCCCTCTGCTCCCAGGCCCATTCTCAGCTTGGTAAGTCCTGTTTCTCTTCTGCCTTCCTGCAGCGCTCGGagctctcactctcactctcactgcGGTTCAGACTATGTCAAGGTTGGTTTCAGGTGTAGGAAGGCTTGTAGTGAGGGAGCCCATGAAACAGCCATAAACTTCAGTTGGTCTAGCTGAAGTATCTCAGGGGTCTTCCTTCTCTGAGATGCCCGTGAGCAGTGACAGcaaggggtggagctgagggtcagCTAACCCTATTGGGACTGCAGGAGAAGCCTTCAGATCCTCAGACACCGTCAGCGATGGGTTAGAGAATCATTCAAGTCTCTTCTTTCCTTCCAGATGGCGTcaacaccccaacttcctgctgcTTCAGCTATGTTTCCAAGCCAATCCCACGGAGCCTTGTGGTGAAGTACCAGCACACCAGCATCAAGTGCTCCTTGCCGGCTGTAATGTGAGTATGATTTTCGGGCAGATGTTCTATGTTCATGCAGAGAAACAACCCTATAGGATGAACGGATTTGGGAGGGAATCTGCAGGGCTCTTGTAATACAAATGTCAGGCATTTTTAACCCCTGGGTAAAAGACAATTATTCAAAAGTTCTCCACGTTCCCCTGTGGCCTCTAGAGGCCTTCAAAATACCTACAATAGGTAGCTTAAGAGAACAAGGACAGATTGATGTTTTGCAGACTCATGGAGAAGGTTCATGCTTGAGCCCTTGCTCTGGGTTCTTGCATCAGGGACTGACACAGCTTTCAGTTCCACGAGTAACTCAGCAGCAGGGGGTTGCGAAAGCATTCTCATGCAGCTCTCTTTGAGCGGGCAGCAAGAAAGCCGGGGTATCTTGAGCATTCCAGTAGGGGCAGACGGGGCCAGAGCCACAGCTGGGGTAAATGGGCATAGCTACACCTGCTGCGGATCTAACCTGCAAGCACACCACTAGCGAGAGTAACAAAGGGTGGGCAGGGGACAGACTGAGGAAGAAGAAGGGTTGCAGCAGTGATCCCCCTGGGTCGCTCAGATTAGGGATACACACCATTTTAGATGATCGCTGATACTCATTGCATGGGCATGGAGGAAGAAGTGAGTCCACAGAAGGGATATGCATGGAACCAGGGTAGTGGctcagtgggaccagaatttaGGAGGATGTCCCTTATGTCAAGGGCTGGACATTGCACCAGGGTAAGGTCACCTGCTGGGGTGAGGCCCCGGTGGTAAAGTCAAAGCTGGAGACGCTGATCCAGTGATTTTATCCCCATGATATCCAAGGTCGGAGGCAGCTTAAATCCCTCTGTCTGGGGGATGGTGCTACAGCTGAGTGACAGGCACTCGCTGTAACGTTATTGACctgctgcattctgattggctgagacaATAGGCCTGACATGTGCGGCAGTCAGTCACAGATCAGCTTCTCCACAGTAGGGTTCAGCGAAGGTTTCACCTTTAAAAAAGCAGAGTCCTCATTGGCTGattattctttaaaaatgctCAGTGTTGTTGGCCAACACAGAATCCATCTGGTGTCCACGATCTGCTCTGCCGTAGCTTGTGTCCCAGGGGATCCACTTTCCTTCTTCTCCCTGTGAAGATTCTGAACCGAGTTTTTATCTCTGCAGCTTTACCACTAAAAAAGGCCGGGAAGTCTGCTCCGATCCCAATACACGATGGGTCCAGGAGTACATCAAGCACGTGAAACAAAACTGACGAGCCCCTGACGGCAACAGCTGCTGGCGACCGTCCCGAAAGCCCCTGGAGGTCGTGGGAGGCAATTGCTCCTCCCACAAAGaacttattttaatatattatttgtAATGTTTATTTTTGAACTAGAACAacaatttattatatttaaattatttgtgtTTAAGTTAAATCAATGTCAATTTCTTTTGattgaacaaaataaaaaaaggcaaTTGAAATATTCGGCTGTGCCTGTTAATGAGGATTTAGGATTCAAGATCATAAAATGTGATGTGTTTACACATATCTCTGGGCCTGCGCACCTTTGAATGCTCCGGGCTGTCTCTCTGAAGCTTTTGCAGGAGTGATCCCTGATCTGGGGGGATGAGGGTCTCAGCAGCATACCTCTGGCGATATCAATTTCCAATTAAAATAATCCAACCCCAACCTTTTACAGCTGGAAGTTAAAGGGATAAGGTTGAAAAACCAAGTTATATTTATAAAACAAGGGTGAAATTTGCCTGAagtggagcagtgtggggccagggcttGGAGACACGAGTGAACAGCTCTAGTCAAAGATGGGGGAGGAAGTATGGCCTGGTGGTTAGAACACTGGCTCTGAACCTTTTCAATACTAGGCCCCCTCCCTGACTTAGCAACATGGGAAGGAGAGGGTGGTTGTGACCCCCTGATTCCTGTTCATGACACCCCCTCCCACGACTCaggacccccagttgagaaccaacAGGTGGGAGGAGCCACAGGCCTGGAACCCAGGTTGGGTAGCTCCTAGGCAGCTGCTGTGTCCATACTGCCACCTCTGGCAACTGGGAGAACTGCAAGCTATGAGTCCTACTGGCTCACGCCCCACAGGATGTCCCGCCCACAGAGGCCCTGAGTGGCAGTGCCCATGGTGTTTCCTGATTGGCCCAGGCATGCTATTTAAGGCATAGGGAAAACACCTGTAGGCTGCTGTGCAACTAGGGGGATCTCTGGCTTGGTGCTGTAACAGACCCTTCTGTGTGCTCCTGATACCGTGCCTTGTTCctggtcccagccctgctcctgggtcctggccccagccctgcttctgatacctggccttgttcctggccccagccctgctcctgggtctgtgtttggcCTCCTGTCAGCTGTGTCTTAGAAGTATTATTCTGGCAGCTGCATGGTCTTTGAGCTCCTTTGCTTTGTTTCATTAGCTGTTAGAAGCCAATTGGTTTCTAGTGCATAACATTTGTTCCTTATCTGCCCAGAGACCGAAGGGTTGGCTCTTTCAGTTAATAAAGGAAAAAGGCAGATTTGTTTTGCCGGCCCTGGATTGGGGTgtgatgttttttaaatgtatttagagcAATCGTAACTAAATATTGCTTTTTCCCTAGGTAAGACGGGGGTCTGgacccctgcctctgcccttccccccagtgAATGCAAAGCCCCGGAATAATGAAATGACACGCCACAGCCGGACAGCACTGGGCAGCTaccaggagctgggggagagCAGACCACAGACCGGTCTGAAGTGAGTATGTGATACCTTATACCTTAATAAGGTCACAGCCCCTGTCAGATCTACCTATCTGAGGTATTTATCTGGCCCCTCTCAccacgctgtctgagcacctcacatgcCTTCATTTAGTCTCACAACCTCGCACGGCAGGGCAGTGCTAAAATCCCTGTTATGCAGACAGGGAACCAAAGCTCAGAAAGACCaagggacttggccaaggtcacataagaagtctgtgtcaaagcagggactggaacctgtcTCCTGAGACCCAAGTGAGGGGCCTAACCTTCTCCCTAAGGGGAAGGGTGTGGGGAGAATGTGTAGGGAGCAGGAAAGGGGAACTGCACCCACGAGTCTTTTCTCATTTCTCGCTACTGTAACACTAGCACAGCAGGGTGGGTTGCCAGCTACagagatcaaacctgggacctcgggATCAGTATTCAATGAGCctctaccacctgagctaaagGACATGGCTTTTTTAGCtatggctgtagcaggctcatcaatctccGGCTGACCTAGCCACTGGTAGATGGGGACAGAGCACATGCCAGGTGGATGTGGCTTTCGCtagtaaaaggaaaaagattCGGCGCTATTGACCAACCACAacattactattatttgtattaccgtagagCCTAGGAGCTGCACACCCGGCTCGGGGCCCCCTTTTGCTAAGGCGCTGcatgatttcccctgccccgagGAGCTCACAGTCCAAGTAAACCACCCAATAACTCCTCCCGCAGGAGGGCCTGCCAGTGACGCATGGCTTCTTGCACACAAGTTATGGGAGGGACCAGAAATGACCATCATGagccctccagccccagaggagAGACCTTTCCCCAGACATCACCAAAATCACACCAGATAAGGCCTCCCCTGCCTTTGTGTGGGGTTGAGACTAATGACGTCTGGGGTAAATGCGGAGGTAGGCGGCCAATCCCGGTCAAGGGAGCCTCTTCCTCCAACAACCAGCTTGAGGGTGATTTCCGGATGGGGCCTAGTTGGAGATGCAGGAACCTCCATGGGAGAGGTGGGAGTTTTCAATTGTCCAGACCGGGCACCTCGAGAGctcagagtcccattgtgccaggtgctgtacaaacaaaccacaagagacaggccctgctccGTAGCGTGTACAATCTAAACAAGCAAAGGGTGGAAGGAGTCTGAGCTCCCTTTTACAGGTGGGAGAAACGAAGGGATTAACggatttgcccaaggacacagaTGCCATctgtagcagaggcaggaattgaacccacctCCCAGCCTACCTCTTTAAGCTAGGACTAGCCAACTCTTCAAAGCTACCCCTATGAATCCAACTAGAATCCAATAGTGTAGTCACGGCACAATGGCTTCCCAGGAGCTGATTgaaagcagccttcaattacctgagggggggttccaaagaggatggagctcggctgttctcagaggtggcaga is part of the Emys orbicularis isolate rEmyOrb1 chromosome 17, rEmyOrb1.hap1, whole genome shotgun sequence genome and encodes:
- the LOC135890941 gene encoding C-C motif chemokine 3-like — translated: MKVCVAAFAVLLIAALCSQAHSQLDGVNTPTSCCFSYVSKPIPRSLVVKYQHTSIKCSLPAVIFTTKKGREVCSDPNTRWVQEYIKHVKQN